In Kineococcus sp. NBC_00420, a single genomic region encodes these proteins:
- a CDS encoding sensor histidine kinase, with amino-acid sequence MISAPPVRTSRRERVLRFLPALVPLALGGLARLAWAVGWFSGGDDRVVVRAGARPGDWSLFLGVVLSALLLLLLRGAHRQRVAVLRAAEREGARVAAQATRDRQLLLGRLDHELKNPLTAIRLALANVSADDSSAPQRDRGLGSIDEQVLRLSRLTADLRKIADVETSPLARRPVDLTALLEEAVEVVGEQPRAEGHRISLDLPRAPWPLPLVPGDEDLISLALVNLVDNAVKYTPVGGRVEVRGRETPEGVLVEVADTGQGIPAADLPHVWDELFRSPSARVVAGSGLGLPLVRAVVERHGGTVSAQSREGEGTVVRILFPVAENQVVAPTRNSVEG; translated from the coding sequence GTGATCTCTGCACCACCCGTCCGCACGTCCCGGAGGGAACGGGTCCTGCGGTTCCTGCCGGCCCTCGTCCCGTTGGCGCTGGGTGGTCTGGCCCGGCTCGCCTGGGCCGTCGGGTGGTTCTCGGGCGGGGACGACCGCGTCGTGGTCCGGGCCGGTGCGCGACCCGGTGACTGGTCGCTCTTCCTGGGTGTGGTCCTGTCCGCCCTGCTGCTCCTCCTCCTCCGGGGGGCGCACCGGCAACGGGTCGCCGTCCTCCGCGCCGCGGAACGCGAGGGGGCCCGCGTCGCGGCCCAGGCCACCCGGGACCGACAACTGCTGCTGGGGCGTCTCGACCATGAGCTCAAGAACCCGCTGACGGCCATCCGGTTGGCGCTGGCGAACGTGAGTGCGGACGATTCCTCTGCGCCGCAACGGGACCGGGGGCTGGGGAGCATCGACGAGCAGGTCCTGCGCCTGAGTCGCCTGACGGCCGACCTGCGCAAGATCGCGGACGTGGAGACCAGCCCGCTGGCCCGTCGTCCCGTCGACCTGACGGCGCTGCTGGAGGAGGCGGTCGAGGTGGTCGGGGAACAACCCCGCGCCGAGGGGCACCGCATCAGCCTGGACCTGCCGCGGGCCCCGTGGCCGCTGCCCCTGGTCCCCGGTGACGAGGACCTGATCTCGTTGGCGTTGGTGAACCTCGTCGACAACGCCGTCAAGTACACGCCCGTCGGTGGGCGCGTGGAGGTCCGGGGTCGCGAGACCCCGGAGGGGGTTCTGGTGGAGGTGGCGGACACCGGGCAGGGGATTCCCGCGGCGGACCTGCCCCACGTGTGGGACGAGTTGTTCCGCAGTCCCTCCGCCCGGGTGGTGGCGGGCAGCGGGTTGGGGTTGCCGTTGGTCCGGGCGGTCGTGGAACGTCACGGGGGCACCGTGTCGGCGCAGAGCCGGGAGGGGGAGGGGACCGTCGTGCGGATCCTGTTCCCCGTCGCCGAGAACCAGGTGGTCGCACCCACGCGGAACTCCGTGGAGGGCTGA
- a CDS encoding response regulator transcription factor, translating to MPTILLADDETAITDNLAPLLRRAGFEVVVAHDGEEALNRLRAGAPDLVVLDVMMPRLDGRAVLRRLREERFATPVILLTQVGESSERAMALEEGADDYLNKPFDPQELMARIRAVLRRREGGGGGGLGQFQRLRSGSVLLDRVSQRVWKDGREVVLTPRATALLAYLMTHPDEVMTRERLLEAVWGWSFQTSTRSVDTRIAELRRELEDDSSAPKLISTVLGTGYRFSGHVEKA from the coding sequence GTGCCGACCATCCTGCTCGCGGACGACGAGACGGCCATCACGGACAACCTCGCGCCGCTGCTGCGGCGGGCGGGTTTCGAGGTGGTCGTCGCCCACGACGGGGAGGAGGCGTTGAACCGCCTGCGCGCCGGTGCCCCCGACCTCGTGGTCCTCGACGTGATGATGCCCCGCCTGGACGGGCGGGCCGTCCTGCGCCGGTTGCGCGAGGAGCGGTTCGCGACGCCGGTCATCCTGCTCACCCAGGTCGGGGAGTCCAGCGAGCGGGCGATGGCCCTGGAGGAGGGCGCCGACGACTACCTCAACAAGCCGTTCGACCCTCAGGAACTCATGGCCCGCATCCGTGCGGTGCTGCGCCGCCGGGAGGGAGGGGGAGGTGGCGGTCTCGGGCAGTTCCAGCGTCTGCGCAGCGGCAGCGTCCTCCTCGACCGGGTGTCCCAGCGCGTGTGGAAGGACGGCCGGGAGGTCGTGCTCACCCCCCGCGCGACGGCCCTGCTCGCCTACCTCATGACCCACCCCGACGAGGTGATGACCCGCGAGCGGCTGCTGGAGGCCGTGTGGGGGTGGAGCTTCCAGACGTCCACCCGGTCCGTGGACACCCGCATCGCCGAACTCCGGCGCGAACTCGAGGACGATTCCTCCGCCCCGAAACTCATCAGCACCGTCCTGGGCACCGGCTACCGGTTCTCCGGACACGTCGAGAAGGCCTGA
- a CDS encoding DUF4232 domain-containing protein, whose product MRRSSSFPVLLGLTVVTALAGCSAGVDLTVEPAGSRHAPEVGVAIEQPRGGGGPVVAGPAPTSGSTATAAPTTTPPVTPAPTAASPTNPGPTTPVPTRPVPSQTVPTQPSASQPVPTRPGPTGSTPPSVPSPSPTASAPVTSCTTAQLVGEVSDVTAGPGTSTATVVLTNTSGLTCRVRGFGGISLSRSDGVPVLSRQVRSGTATSTVTLTPGRSARSTISWSTTANTAVGEPAVGDCEAVPTSLRVIPPDQIAEIAVPWSAGPVCDQGTLTQSPYTGA is encoded by the coding sequence GTGCGGCGCTCCTCCTCCTTCCCGGTCCTCCTCGGCCTCACCGTGGTGACGGCGCTCGCGGGGTGCTCGGCCGGGGTGGACCTCACGGTGGAGCCGGCCGGTTCCCGGCACGCCCCGGAGGTGGGGGTGGCCATCGAGCAACCCCGGGGCGGTGGAGGTCCCGTCGTGGCGGGACCGGCACCGACGAGCGGCTCGACGGCGACCGCGGCGCCCACGACGACCCCGCCGGTCACGCCGGCCCCCACCGCGGCGTCCCCGACGAACCCCGGTCCGACGACACCCGTCCCGACGCGACCCGTTCCGTCGCAGACCGTTCCGACGCAACCCTCTGCGTCGCAACCCGTTCCGACGCGTCCCGGCCCCACCGGGTCCACCCCGCCCTCGGTCCCGAGTCCTTCGCCCACGGCGTCTGCACCCGTGACCTCGTGCACGACCGCCCAGCTCGTCGGGGAGGTGTCCGACGTCACCGCCGGCCCCGGGACCTCCACGGCGACCGTTGTCCTCACGAACACGAGCGGGCTGACCTGCCGCGTCCGGGGTTTCGGCGGGATCTCCCTGAGCCGCAGCGACGGTGTCCCCGTCCTGTCCCGCCAGGTCCGTTCCGGTACGGCCACCTCGACGGTCACCCTGACGCCCGGACGTTCCGCCCGGTCGACGATCAGCTGGTCCACCACGGCGAACACCGCCGTGGGAGAACCCGCGGTCGGCGACTGCGAGGCCGTCCCGACCTCGTTGCGCGTCATCCCCCCGGACCAGATCGCCGAGATCGCCGTCCCGTGGTCGGCCGGACCGGTCTGCGACCAGGGGACGCTCACCCAGTCCCCCTACACGGGCGCCTGA